A single Cottoperca gobio chromosome 5, fCotGob3.1, whole genome shotgun sequence DNA region contains:
- the bcdin3d gene encoding LOW QUALITY PROTEIN: pre-miRNA 5'-monophosphate methyltransferase (The sequence of the model RefSeq protein was modified relative to this genomic sequence to represent the inferred CDS: deleted 1 base in 1 codon): MFSTRTYFGGAHIAMATCSTSSVDIEEINNPGAAPYGNFINYYTFNPPENRLSLLPATLLQDLGYKDGHQTTLILDVGCNSGELSVAFYKHVVPACEEESDRRKVNLLGFDLDEILIQRAQQNNPLPSSVSFIPLDITKDADQLQDYLNQHSCSQFHLCLCLAVTMWVHLNHGDAGLLQLLSRLASISQHLLLEAQPWKCYRSAARRLRKLGRSDFDHFKTLKIRGDVAEHAREHLERHCGMELIQSFGSTTWDRKLLLFKRR, translated from the exons ATGTTTTCCACCCGAACGTATTTTGGAGGCGCACACATTGCGATGGCAACATGTTCGACAAGTAGCGTTGATattgaagaaataaataacCCAGGAGCCGCTCCTTATGGCAACTTTATAAACTATTACACCTTCAATCCTCCAGAAAACCGTTTGAGCCTGCTGCCAGCCACATTACTCCAGGACTTAGGTTACAAAGATGGCCATCAGACCACACTGATCCTGGACGTGGGGTGTAACTCAGGG GAACTGAGTGTAGCCTTTTACAAACATGTGGTGCCTGCGTGCGAAGAAGAGTCAGATAGGAGGAAAGTTAATCTTCTGGGCTTCGACTTGGATGAGATCCTCATCCAGCGTGCTCAGCAGAATAACCCTCTGCCCAGCAGCGTCTCCTTCATCCCCTTGGACATCACTAAAGAC GCCGACCAGCTGCAGGATTACCTCAACCAGCACAGCTGCTCCCAGTTCCACTTGTGTCTGTGCCTGGCTGTCACCATGTGGGTGCATCTAAACCACGGAGACGCcggcctgctgcagctgctctctcGCCTGGCCTCCATCAGCCAGCACCTCCTGCTGGAAGCTCAGCCCTGGAAGTGCTATCGCTCAGCTGCCCGGCGGCTAAGGAAGCTGGGCCGCTCAGACTTTGACCACTTCAAGACCCTGAAGATCCGCGGGGACGTAGCAGAACATGCCAGGGAGCACCTGGAGAGACACTGTGGCATGGAGCTCATCCAGAGCTTCGGGAGCACGACATGGGACCGCAAGCTGCTGCTCTTTAAGAGGAGATGA
- the LOC115008104 gene encoding glycerol-3-phosphate dehydrogenase [NAD(+)], cytoplasmic-like gives MAALKKICVIGSGNWGSAIAKIVGANAAKYDKFDTTVNMWVFEEMVNGRKLTEIINMDHENVKYLPGHKLPPNVLAVPDLAESVKGADILIFVVPHQFIVKVCDTIKDHIKKDAVGMSLIKGVDAGPEGLKLISEVIRGKLGITTTVLMGANIANEVADEKFCETTIGCKDKTYGPILKDLMQTTNFRVTVVEESDVVEICGALKNIVAVGAGFCDGLGFGDNTKAAVIRLGLMEMIAFARVFCTDCPVSPATFLESCGIADLITTCYGGRNRKIGEAFAKTGKSIEQLENEMLNGQKLQGPATAFDVHHILEQKKMVEKFPLFTAVHDICFNGHPVTEFVKCLQDHPEHM, from the exons GGGCTCTGCTATTGCCAAGATCGTGGGTGCCAACGCAGCCAAGTATGATAAGTTTGACACCACAGTAAACATGTGGGTGTTTGAAGAGATGGTGAACGGCCGTAAACTCACAGAAATCATCAACATGGACCATGAGAATGTGAAATATCTGCCCGGCCACAAGCTGCCCCCCAATGTG TTGGCTGTTCCAGACTTGGCTGAGTCTGTGAAAGGAGCCGACATCCTCATCTTCGTGGTCCCTCACCAGTTCATTGTGAAAGTGTGTGACACCATTAAAGACCACATCAAGAAGGATGCTGTAGGAATGTCTCTCATCAAG GGTGTGGATGCAGGTCCAGAGGGTCTGAAGCTGATCTCAGAGGTCATCCGAGGAAAGCTGGGCATCACGACAACGGTCCTCATGGGAGCGAACATCGCCAACGAGGTCGCTGACGAGAAGTTCTGTGAAACAACCATCG GGTGCAAAGACAAGACCTACGGGCCCATCCTGAAGGATCTGATGCAGACCACCAACTTCCGTGTGACGGTGGTGGAGGAGTCGGATGTTGTAGAGATCTGTGGGGCGCTCAAG AACATTGTCGCAGTGGGAGCAGGTTTCTGCGATGGCCTTGGATTCGGAGACAACACCAAGGCAGCAGTGATTCGTCTCGGCCTGATGGAGATGATCGCCTTCGCCAGGGTCTTCTGCACAGACTGCCCCGTCTCCCCCGCCACCTTCCTGGAGAGCTGCGGCATCGCTGACCTCATCACAACCTGCTACGGTGGACGCAACCGCAAGATCGGGGAGGCTTTCGCCAAAACTGGCAAA agcATCGAGCAGTTAGAGAACGAGATGCTGAACGGTCAGaagcttcagggtccagcaacTGCATTCGATGTCCACCACATCCTGGAACAGAAAAAGATGGTTGAAaa GTTTCCTCTTTTCACTGCTGTTCACGATATCTGCTTCAACGGCCACCCAGTCACAGAGTTCGTCAAGTGTTTGCAGGACCATCCAGAGCACATGTGA
- the cox14 gene encoding cytochrome c oxidase assembly protein COX14 homolog, which translates to MVSGKRLADISYRAFSGSMMLLTMYGSYLCVMRGYRFMQKQKQLKVAAENQDEVLKE; encoded by the coding sequence ATGGTGTCTGGAAAGCGGCTGGCTGACATCAGCTATCGGGCGTTTTCCGGCTCGATGATGCTGTTGACGATGTACGGCAGTTACCtgtgtgtgatgcgagggtacCGCTTCATGCAGAAGCAAAAACAGCTGAAAGTGGCAGCAGAAAACCAGGATGAAGTCCTCAAAGAGTGA
- the cers5 gene encoding LOW QUALITY PROTEIN: ceramide synthase 5 (The sequence of the model RefSeq protein was modified relative to this genomic sequence to represent the inferred CDS: deleted 1 base in 1 codon), with product MAAISAWFWNERFWLPHNVTWADLADPAPGVEYPKAGHLFSALPLALGMFAFRLLFERFIASTCARRLHIQPGAGRRAQPNAVLEKVFTSITKNPDSRHLDGLSKQLDWEVRKVHRWFRNRRNQDKPSTHTKFCESMWRFTFYLFIFTCGFRFLWQSPWMWDTRHCWYGYPYQVMTPGLYRYYVTELAFYWSLMFSQFTDIKRKDFLIMFIHHLATVGLISFSYVNNMTRVGSLVMCVHDASDFLLEAAKLANYAKFQRSCDFLFIVFSVAFFITRLVIYPIWVLNSTMFESWAIVGPYPSWWLFNFLLLVLQVLHIIWSYLIARIAVKAMLRGKVCKDVRSDIESSSENEPDTPTEGPKAYCHSPKGENGTNGHCAAAKARLQNHSSW from the exons ATGGCTGCTATTTCAGCCTGGTTCTGGAACGAGAGGTTCTGGCTCCCACACAATGTAACCTGGGCGGATCTGGCTGACCCAGCTCCCGGGGTGGAGTACCCCAAAGCCGGACACTTGTTTTCTGCCTTACCGCTGGCTTTGGGGATGTTCGCCTTCAGGCTTCTCTTCGAAAG GTTTATTGCGAGCACTTGCGCCCGGAGACTCCACATCCAGCCCGGTGCTGGAAGGAGAGCTCAGCCCAATGCAGTGCTGGAGAAAGTGTTTACATCCATCACCAAG AATCCAGACTCTCGCCATCTGGACGGCCTGTCCAAGCAGCTGGACTGGGAGGTGCGAAAGGTCCACCGTTGGTTCAGAAACCGCAGGAACCAAGATAaacccagcacacacactaaatTCTGTGAGAGCAT GTGgaggtttacattttatttgttcatatttaCCTGTGGGTTCCGGTTTCTGTGGCAG tctCCTTGGATGTGGGATACACGGCATTGCTGGTACGGTTATCCCTATCAG GTCATGACTCCGGGTCTTTACCGCTACTATGTGACAGAACTGGCCTTCTACTGGTCCCTCATGTTCTCCCAGTTCACTGACATTAAAAGAAAG GACTTCCTGATCATGTTCATCCATCACTTAGCGACTGTTGGCCTGATCAGCTTTTCTTACGTCAACAACATGACACGAGTTGGGAGCCTTGTGATGTGCGTACAC GATGCCTCTGACTTCCTGCTGGag GCAGCCAAGCTGGCAAACTATGCCAAGTTCCAGCGCTCGTGTGACTTCCTCTTCATTGTGTTTAGTGTGGCGTTCTTCATCACACGACTAGTTATATATCCAATATG GGTCCTGAACTCCACTATGTTTGAGAGCTGGGCCATAGTCGGGCCGTACCCGTCCTGGTGGCTCTTCAACTTCTTGCTGCTGGTTCTCCAAGTGCTGCATATCATCTGGTCCTACCTCATAGCACGTATAGCTGTCAAAGCCATGCTGCGGGGCAAG GTGTGCAAAGATGTCCGCAGTGACATAGAGAGCAGCTCAGAGAATGAGCCCGACACGCCCACAGAAGGCCCCAAGGCTTATTGTCATTCTCCCAAGGGAGAAAACGGCACTAACGgccactgtgctgctgccaaAGCTCGACTGCAGAACCACAGCAGCTGGTGA